The genomic interval ATGTAATTGATTGAGTAAATGATTTTTCCTATTCAACTCAAGAACATATCAGAGTCCACCATGAGATAACTTTCACTAATATTATACCATAATTAAATGAAGTGTCACTaagattattgttattaatatttagaattgcttgtaaagaaagaaaaaagaatcaaaGTTTGAGACTTACACCAACATCAGAGCCATCAGAAAGAGCAGAGTCCTTCCTCCAAGTCATCCTTTGAGTAGAGGGTAATTTTCCCGACCTCTGGCCTTCAAAGAACAAAATACACTTAGACAATGCATCCCCGTAATCATGTGAAGCCACCCTTGCCACCATCAATATCCCCACCAGTAACCCTAACAATATTTGGATAATCATACATTTTCCACTCTTCATTTTTCTATACTCTCGGTCCACCACTTAATTTTTCTACTACAAACTTAATCTTCTTAGCAAGTATGTGAAGTCTAGACAATGCAAGATTTTATACGCACTGTTTCGAAAGGAAGGAAACCAGCTTGAATACTTTACCTTAATATCTCAAATTATACTATAAAAAGGGGAGAggaattaatttgattaattatataccattcctataaaaggcaaCCATACAAGTATCATAGTTGTTTGCCTTGATAAAAGGGAATACAGTAATTATAGCTTCACTAATAAAAGGAATTTATTTTGGGAACACAAGTTGCTTTATATTTctgtttaaatttaattttactattgtGGTTATTATTTTGTGAGGGGCGGACCAGTTTTTTTAATCATCAGTCTACGGCAGCCTCAACTCTGACATGGGTGGTTAGTCAAAGAAAGTGTTGGGAAACCACTTCAACATATACTAGGAGCAAAATTGTGTCATAATAATGGAATCCATTCGGGATACGCTTCAtctcatcattattttatcttttaggcTCACTAATGAACAATTTCTATGATCTTCATCTCATTCCTATCATTAAGCTCATACTGGCAGAGAATCCTAATTTACAAACAATGTCGGAGGCCGTCATGCTCATCATAGTTATAGAGATAAGAGCTAtccaaaatttctaaaatgaaCTGAAAAGGCAGCAAAGATGACTTACTATCAAAAGAGGAATCGCGGAcattaaatatgatattgtaaCTCTTACATTCTTATTGTATTAAGTAACATTTCCATCGTAGTATATCCTCTAGATGTAAGCTGGTGGTGGTCTATTGAAATAAGCCAAAAGGCCAACAAAAGGAGCATTCATGTAAGTTGTGGGCTCTGATCGTTCAACTGTATTTCGATCATCAACATAAGAGTCATTATCAAAAGGTCCTCCAACAATTGCCCCAGTTAACTCGTTGAGATCAGAGTGGTGAAAAAAGTGATTGTTTGCACAAGGGATCTTCGCTGGATGTTTATCCATGGAAGGAAGAGATGCACCGCGATGATGTATTTTATGAGGAAATTTCTTTCCATATCCAACCATGTATGACATATTCATTGGGTTGTTTCCCAGCATGTAATCCACCTTCATATCAATTTCCAAATACAAGCTGTTAAACAATCGAACAAATTCACtggcaaaaatttaaaagaggaaaaatgaTTAATCATTTCACCCctcatgttttaaaaaaaaccatttcattgctgttgaaaaaaaaaatggcaaacTTCCCCTTTTTGTGtcttttactattttaccATTAACGTGGTAAAATCCTTCGTTAATCAATACAAATTTGTAGCAGTAAAACAGGAAAAGACACaacaaaaaaagttaataatttttttaacagcAGGAGGTTTgatgagttttaaaatatgaagggAGAAATTATATGTTTCGACAAACAATAAGggattttcatcattttctctattaaaaaaaaaaattgttcccACAAGAAACATTCATGACTTACATAGCCTTTGGCAATCTCTATCAGCCTGTTCCTTTTAACAACAACATGACCGCAATGTATTTCTTTGTTAGCTTCTTTTAAAAATCGAGAGTAAACAACCAGGAGAAAGGTTAAAGAAGCATGCTTAAAATTTACGCCCTGTAATTTGAGAAGCCCACCTGATAATGTTTTGatccaaaatcaaatcataaaataattctacTATTCTGTTCCAATggatcaattaataaaatgatcaCAAGTTAAAATACCTGGTGTGTAGTAGACTACCTTTGTAGGCGATTCAGGCATTAGTGCGCATACAAACTTATCCGCATTCTGAATGAAAGGATCGGTATCTGATTTGTTGGTACCACCATCCTTATTAACAATCTGCCGACACAcaagaacaaaaatttttttttttttaagagaactATTGCTCATGATATTTACACCATACAAATTACTGAGACCCATTTACATCTATTTTGATATGGCACcgttcaaattttttaaccctctcaaatattcgagggacgcCCAACTCCCATTATGGGAGAAAGACTGCCTTCACTCAAGTTTTGAGGCTCCAAGGAAggacatttaaattaaaccccCGCAATGCATTTGCGGGGGTTCGAACCACTTCCCTCGCAATTGTGAGGGAGTGGCTCTAGCCACTTGGGTTAAGCCCAAGTGGTTCACAAGAACAAAAACTTAGATTGGGTAAAATGGGTTCTGTCGTGATAATATGAAAGTTATAAAATACTTACAGTGGAGACAAGTACATTAATGCCAGCATTCTTGCCTTCCCATCCAAATTCATGCAGATTATGGTTCAGAATTTTACTTGAGTTTACAGCAGAATTCCAGTAATAATGATCATAATTGGTTGCCTTGAATAGCCACATCGCTCCCCATGCCAAGTCATCCTATGTACACTATACATATGAGACAATAtcacttgaaatttttgtgACCTTAAATACAACAATCTTTCTGGCACTTATGTTAAAGGCAAAATGAAAGCAATTGCACTAAACTTTCCAGAGCTTACCTCTGCGATTCCACCGCTACAGTAAAAAGGACACACCGCCCCTGGGGGTTTCGCATAATTTTCACTGTATCTTCCCCGATGCTTATGGCCAAATTCAAACACCTATTTCAagcaaaaattataatgacaATATAtgtactaattaattataagaaggGAGAAGGACACTTTATctcttataaaatttcttaattttgagCACTTAGATCCCTGATAAATTTGTAGTATCCGGTTACCTAGTAATTTTCTGATTCGGGATCTGATCCGTGATTTTAAAGTGCAGAAAATTCggaaaagttttaaaacctcacgattttaaaacattatgaaattaacactTTAAAACTACatggttttaaagttttttcgAATTTTCCCacactttaaaatattaacttaGAAAATTCCTATCCGATTACATTCTCAGtgttaaaatgataaaaataatatttatgggAGAACATGTCATTT from Citrus sinensis cultivar Valencia sweet orange chromosome 9, DVS_A1.0, whole genome shotgun sequence carries:
- the LOC102629635 gene encoding endoglucanase 4-like; this translates as MRSIQSFLFVILGLMAMLGTVASHNYADALTKSILFFEGQRSGKLPQDQRMTWRKDSALNDGADIGVDLTGGYYDAGDNVKFTFPMAFTATVLAWSVLEFGDSMGPDQHHALNAIRWATDFLMKATNKPDTVYFQVGHGQEDHNCWQRPEDMDTPRAVFAATIEKPSSDVSAEIAAALAATSIVFKYSDQAYSATLLSRAKKVFEFGHKHRGRYSENYAKPPGAVCPFYCSGGIAEDDLAWGAMWLFKATNYDHYYWNSAVNSSKILNHNLHEFGWEGKNAGINVLVSTIVNKDGGTNKSDTDPFIQNADKFVCALMPESPTKVVYYTPGGLLKLQGVNFKHASLTFLLVVYSRFLKEANKEIHCGHVVVKRNRLIEIAKGYVDYMLGNNPMNMSYMVGYGKKFPHKIHHRGASLPSMDKHPAKIPCANNHFFHHSDLNELTGAIVGGPFDNDSYVDDRNTVERSEPTTYMNAPFVGLLAYFNRPPPAYI